The following are encoded together in the Janthinobacterium sp. Marseille genome:
- a CDS encoding DUF4148 domain-containing protein: MKLNNLITVAAISVTTGIAFIPSANATNIKIAQAEESNYPVLQSSGPAKTRAEVKQELKEAYEKGLMPASDSAYPILPQEKSMKTREQIKNELEQSKRSGERQRIERKQYSG; the protein is encoded by the coding sequence ATGAAACTCAACAATCTCATCACAGTGGCCGCTATTTCTGTCACAACTGGTATCGCCTTCATCCCTTCGGCGAATGCGACGAATATAAAAATCGCACAAGCGGAAGAATCCAATTACCCGGTACTGCAATCTTCCGGGCCGGCCAAAACACGGGCTGAAGTGAAGCAGGAACTGAAAGAGGCATATGAAAAAGGATTGATGCCGGCCAGCGATAGTGCTTACCCGATCCTGCCGCAAGAAAAAAGCATGAAGACGCGCGAGCAAATCAAAAACGAACTTGAACAAAGCAAGCGCAGCGGTGAACGCCAGCGTATCGAAAGAAAACAATACAGCGGCTAA
- a CDS encoding glycosyltransferase family 2 protein yields MENLHPIHGVDGSGSSSYKLTVVVPLFNEESVLPLFHARLESVLESIRHDWEIIYVDDGSTDQSPLILQQIKAASARVGVARFTRNFGKEEAMSAGLGLARGDAVIIIDADLQDPPELIPAMLDAWLAGADIVNMRRLQRSGESWFKKATAHAFYRVINRLSEVPVPEDVGDFRLLSRRAVDALNLLEERNRFMKGLFAWIGYRNVTLDYNRDARVAGKSKWQYWRLWNFALEGITGFSVAPLKIATYLGSACAGITFIYAAYFFLKTLLVGESVKGFPTLIVTVMILGGLQLMAIGIIGEYLGRLFIESKRRPLYLLEEYDAPLAAEDLHAYREQRK; encoded by the coding sequence ATGGAAAATTTGCATCCTATTCACGGTGTTGATGGGAGTGGTTCGTCGTCGTACAAACTGACAGTAGTTGTGCCGCTTTTTAATGAAGAAAGCGTATTGCCCTTGTTCCATGCACGACTGGAAAGCGTGTTGGAAAGTATCCGGCATGACTGGGAAATCATCTATGTAGATGACGGCAGCACCGATCAATCACCCCTTATCCTGCAGCAAATAAAGGCTGCCAGCGCACGCGTTGGCGTGGCCCGCTTTACGCGGAATTTCGGCAAGGAAGAAGCGATGAGTGCGGGCCTGGGCCTGGCGCGTGGCGATGCCGTCATCATCATAGATGCAGACTTGCAGGACCCGCCCGAGCTGATACCGGCGATGCTGGATGCCTGGTTGGCCGGTGCGGATATCGTCAATATGCGCAGGCTGCAGCGCAGCGGGGAATCCTGGTTCAAGAAGGCGACCGCGCACGCTTTTTATCGTGTCATTAATCGCCTGAGTGAAGTGCCGGTGCCGGAAGATGTCGGCGATTTCCGTTTGCTCAGCCGGCGTGCGGTCGATGCGCTGAACTTGCTTGAAGAAAGAAACCGTTTCATGAAGGGTTTGTTCGCGTGGATAGGGTATCGCAATGTGACGCTGGACTATAACCGTGATGCGCGGGTGGCCGGCAAGAGTAAATGGCAGTACTGGCGACTGTGGAATTTTGCGCTGGAGGGTATTACCGGCTTTTCAGTCGCGCCGCTGAAGATTGCGACCTACCTGGGTTCGGCTTGTGCCGGCATTACTTTTATTTACGCTGCTTACTTCTTCCTTAAAACCCTGCTGGTCGGTGAATCGGTAAAGGGTTTCCCCACACTCATTGTCACCGTGATGATCCTGGGCGGCCTGCAGTTAATGGCGATAGGGATCATTGGCGAGTACCTGGGACGACTTTTTATTGAAAGCAAACGCCGGCCGCTGTATTTGCTGGAAGAGTATGACGCGCCGCTGGCAGCGGAAGACTTGCATGCTTACCGGGAACAGCGGAAGTGA
- a CDS encoding AraC family transcriptional regulator, translated as MMDETENGNLSSDYIAWTIVANVLAKQVNMAGPSAAYNGQAPLSEAQMKRVHDYFYNRLHGGFQIAELAATLGMSRTSFFKRFGRTARVTPNQYLQILRVEKAKILLRKENLTLIEIAFACGYADQSHLARFFKRYVRMSPGRYRSKIREDDVA; from the coding sequence ATGATGGATGAAACAGAAAACGGCAATTTGAGTAGTGACTATATCGCCTGGACTATCGTGGCGAATGTCTTGGCGAAGCAGGTGAATATGGCCGGTCCGTCTGCTGCGTATAACGGCCAGGCACCATTGTCAGAAGCGCAGATGAAGCGGGTACATGACTATTTTTATAATCGTTTGCACGGCGGCTTCCAGATCGCCGAGCTGGCCGCCACCCTGGGTATGAGCAGGACCAGTTTCTTCAAACGTTTTGGCCGAACGGCCAGGGTCACGCCGAATCAATACCTGCAAATATTGCGGGTCGAGAAAGCGAAAATACTCTTGCGTAAGGAGAATCTCACCCTGATAGAAATTGCCTTCGCCTGCGGCTATGCCGACCAGTCGCACCTGGCGCGCTTCTTCAAACGTTATGTGCGGATGTCGCCGGGACGGTACAGGAGCAAGATACGGGAAGATGATGTCGCCTAG
- a CDS encoding autotransporter outer membrane beta-barrel domain-containing protein produces the protein MKTSTPNLYKRSITIPRRYCLTRSAQSALAMLLSLGTAPAMAQVFIENDEVVNVPGTQASPWNVGEVLVVGSNGSGELNINAGGIVNADGLQIGGPGSTSKVTIGAGGQINLNNLTVVGFTGEGELRIEAGGILRDSMGYIGFNRTAPGRVHVTGTGSRWENDAGITLGYSGEGLLRIANGGVVSTPFLTIGEFRNANGTLVIGGMPDAAAEVAGTLDAPTVWFGFTSGQIIFNHLNDDYIFSPLVFGTGDVYQMAGTTILTGANEYFGRTTVSGGTLAAGAANRFSANSDYTVTAGGTLDTRGFQQTLLSLDNGGTINIASSGLNNVLTVSGNYNGHSGNIILNTALGGDDSATDKLNIQGDTTGTTTVNINNIGGVGALTGTGIKIIDVAGASNGTFQLKGQYRIDNLAAMVVGPYAYTLQQNGVGIPADGGWYLHSRYQAGVPTYESYPQTLLALSSLPSLQQRVGNRMWAEPDASAAATRYGSGKAGTGMWTSIEGRRDNINPARSTSAADYNTDIYRIQGGIDGLLYADESSGQLIAGLSAQYANGRSAVSSPAGNGRINTAGYGLGASLTWYGNNGFYADGQVQANFYNSDLSSPTAGISLAKGNDGRAYTASIEAGQRIQIEPGWTLTPQAQLSYSTVKFDDFTDGFGARVSLDQGSSLRARLGLSLDHEKVWRDGSGKANRQHTYAVVNLYNEFKDGTQVNVSDINFVNRNTRLWGGLGVGASYSWADGRYMIYGQGSVNTSLNNFGDSTSLGATVGLRILY, from the coding sequence ATGAAAACCTCTACGCCAAATTTGTACAAACGTTCAATCACCATTCCACGTCGGTATTGCCTGACCCGGTCAGCCCAAAGCGCCCTCGCCATGCTGCTGTCATTGGGCACAGCGCCAGCGATGGCGCAGGTCTTCATAGAGAATGACGAAGTCGTCAACGTACCGGGTACGCAAGCATCGCCATGGAATGTCGGAGAAGTTCTGGTTGTCGGTAGCAACGGCAGCGGCGAACTCAATATCAATGCGGGCGGTATCGTCAACGCAGACGGTTTGCAGATAGGTGGTCCGGGCAGTACCAGCAAAGTAACGATAGGAGCAGGCGGGCAAATCAATCTCAACAACCTGACCGTGGTCGGCTTTACCGGTGAAGGTGAATTACGCATAGAGGCCGGCGGCATCCTGCGCGACAGCATGGGGTATATAGGTTTTAACCGCACTGCGCCAGGCAGGGTGCATGTCACGGGTACAGGTTCGCGCTGGGAAAATGACGCGGGAATAACCCTTGGCTACAGTGGAGAGGGCTTATTGCGCATTGCCAATGGCGGCGTCGTTTCCACCCCTTTTTTGACTATCGGGGAATTTCGTAATGCGAACGGTACATTGGTAATAGGCGGTATGCCGGACGCAGCAGCGGAAGTAGCCGGCACACTGGACGCGCCAACGGTCTGGTTTGGCTTCACCAGCGGCCAAATTATCTTCAATCACCTCAACGATGATTACATCTTTTCGCCCCTCGTCTTCGGTACCGGCGATGTGTATCAAATGGCCGGCACGACTATCCTGACCGGCGCAAATGAATACTTTGGCCGTACTACGGTCTCGGGCGGCACGCTGGCAGCCGGCGCGGCCAACCGTTTCAGCGCCAACTCGGATTACACGGTAACAGCCGGTGGCACGCTCGACACCCGTGGCTTCCAGCAAACGTTGCTGAGCCTGGACAATGGCGGCACTATCAATATCGCCAGCAGTGGCTTGAACAATGTCCTGACCGTCAGTGGCAATTACAACGGCCACAGCGGCAACATCATACTTAACACTGCACTGGGTGGCGACGACAGCGCCACCGACAAGCTGAATATTCAGGGCGATACGACCGGCACTACGACGGTCAACATCAACAATATCGGCGGGGTCGGCGCCCTTACCGGTACCGGCATCAAGATCATCGACGTGGCCGGTGCTTCCAACGGCACATTCCAGCTCAAGGGCCAATACCGCATCGACAACCTGGCGGCAATGGTAGTCGGTCCATACGCGTATACCCTGCAACAGAACGGCGTCGGCATTCCAGCCGACGGTGGCTGGTATTTGCACTCGCGCTATCAGGCCGGCGTACCGACGTATGAAAGCTATCCACAAACCTTGCTGGCGCTGAGCAGCCTGCCCAGCTTGCAGCAGCGCGTCGGCAATCGCATGTGGGCAGAGCCGGATGCAAGCGCCGCGGCGACTCGCTATGGCAGCGGCAAAGCCGGTACCGGGATGTGGACCAGTATCGAAGGTCGGCGCGATAACATCAATCCTGCGCGCTCGACATCCGCAGCCGACTACAACACGGATATCTACCGGATCCAGGGTGGCATAGACGGCTTGCTCTATGCAGACGAAAGCAGCGGTCAATTGATCGCCGGCCTCTCGGCACAATATGCGAACGGCCGCAGCGCTGTATCCTCGCCGGCAGGCAATGGCCGCATCAACACCGCCGGCTACGGCCTCGGTGCCAGCCTGACCTGGTATGGCAATAATGGCTTCTACGCCGACGGACAAGTACAGGCCAATTTTTACAATAGCGATCTCAGCTCGCCGACCGCAGGCATCAGCCTGGCCAAAGGTAATGATGGCCGGGCCTACACGGCGTCGATCGAAGCCGGCCAACGGATTCAGATCGAACCCGGCTGGACGCTGACACCACAGGCGCAACTCAGTTATAGCACGGTGAAATTTGATGATTTCACCGATGGCTTCGGCGCACGCGTATCGCTGGACCAGGGTAGCAGCCTGCGCGCGCGCCTCGGCCTGTCTCTCGATCATGAAAAAGTATGGCGCGACGGCAGCGGCAAGGCGAACCGTCAACATACTTACGCCGTCGTGAATCTCTATAACGAATTCAAGGATGGCACGCAGGTCAATGTGTCCGACATCAACTTCGTCAATCGCAATACGCGCTTGTGGGGTGGCCTGGGCGTCGGTGCCTCCTATAGCTGGGCGGACGGGAGATACATGATCTACGGCCAGGGCAGCGTCAACACCAGCCTGAATAATTTCGGTGACAGCACCTCGCTGGGTGCGACCGTCGGACTGAGGATCCTGTACTAG
- a CDS encoding AraC family transcriptional regulator — MNETTLVLEKKRELIQGSDGLGWNNMVAALTRSQPLEDFVPANSSLFFAVPLENMPLAIETEGRVHQAEMPADSHGIIAPGVSYTVELQQPGTFFYLFIKNEILVNVADEIFGKRLDDIDMFSPLQETDKGLQSLLHSCRHMLNESHDSSFRSDYIAQAIVAQFYSKHTQLRDVPRVMDSKVPLSQGQMKRVNDYLQANLHGAFQIADLAASIGLSRTVFFERFVHTMKYTPNQYLQILRINRAKQLLRDRKLSLVDVAFACGYADQSHLSRFFKRFVGVSPGKYRGDFIGAGTDMRG, encoded by the coding sequence TTGAACGAAACGACACTGGTCCTCGAAAAGAAACGTGAACTCATCCAGGGCAGCGATGGCCTGGGATGGAACAATATGGTGGCGGCACTCACGCGCAGCCAACCCCTGGAAGATTTCGTCCCTGCCAATTCTTCCTTGTTTTTCGCCGTCCCGCTTGAGAATATGCCCCTTGCCATCGAAACAGAAGGCAGGGTTCACCAAGCTGAAATGCCGGCCGATAGCCACGGCATTATTGCCCCCGGTGTCAGCTACACGGTTGAACTGCAACAGCCTGGCACCTTTTTCTATCTGTTTATCAAGAATGAAATACTGGTTAATGTAGCGGATGAGATTTTTGGCAAACGACTGGATGACATTGATATGTTTTCGCCTTTGCAAGAGACGGATAAAGGCTTGCAATCCCTGCTCCACAGTTGCCGCCACATGCTGAATGAATCCCACGACAGTAGTTTTCGCAGCGACTATATCGCACAGGCGATTGTGGCCCAGTTCTATTCGAAGCATACGCAGCTACGCGATGTGCCACGGGTCATGGATAGCAAGGTCCCGCTGTCCCAGGGACAAATGAAACGCGTCAACGACTATCTGCAAGCCAATCTGCACGGCGCCTTCCAGATCGCGGACCTGGCGGCCAGCATAGGACTGAGCCGGACCGTTTTCTTTGAACGCTTTGTGCATACGATGAAGTACACGCCAAACCAGTATCTGCAAATACTTCGGATTAATCGCGCCAAGCAATTGCTGCGTGACCGCAAGCTATCGCTGGTCGATGTCGCCTTTGCCTGTGGCTATGCCGACCAATCGCATCTGTCCCGCTTCTTCAAACGCTTTGTCGGTGTATCGCCGGGCAAGTATCGCGGTGACTTTATTGGCGCCGGCACGGATATGCGAGGATAA